One Streptomyces showdoensis genomic region harbors:
- a CDS encoding LuxR family transcriptional regulator, translating into MNTITGEGSVDRAPFAGRRAELARLEALLRSGRRGSDAPKAVDITGEPGIGKSRLLTELAARARRAGVTVLHGRASGRERPLPFELFADAFADLGAAGETTARAGSAAEAVRVACGAGRASPAGPAPSATRPTPRPGARRGARAPWTVPDFPRGTAPGDRSAAGPVFAGDPGSGFTGDHGFGFAGDHGFGFAGDPGSGFAGDRDPAPGPGHAPAPAPASAPGPYAADPGVPAAPWPWTDPDGYGGDAPSGWPPAGGPPQFWPEPYGLFRRTAEALARVAQPALLLVLDDVHRVDGASLDLLDHLLRHPVAAPVLLVTARREQRTPPALAAALARGAESGTLTRIALGPLDEEECTEGLAPGLPRDRVAELHAASGGNPAYFLALAGGRGSGGALAVLFDELAPLEPPARAVVDAVALLGEEARTDLLPAVTGASRDELVQAVRDLVRLDVVRPHPDGRTLELRHPALSRLVRRAMDPLRRREYHRRAADGLAGLGAPATARAAHIERYLTRWEPAAAAALVRAAELTEATDPALTARRLAAVLDVLPDAPEHRQARVELKLRRARALGHAGRVEESRDLLHRLLALCREEGAGHRTGARCPATTGEEEPRSAAVLLCAFMERHLGRYREADALIRRELGRGPGPRPSLRLRLVVEWGCRALFEARFPEVRGELAAALTDARARGDEPGTLGALTLGALGEAYEGETEAARGHAEEAAALADAMTDGELTACCEALVRLGWSEIFLDDPIAAERHTTRGIALARRAGRPFALSQLLLCAAYVQSLTGRVDTSLGLADEALALARTLGGAEVVGFSRAIRATILLQARPLGDPEGLAAAEEAAATVGTAGGWWGTLARGLLAHAIPVTADPHRVRDVLVAAGGGPGLPRIQPTVRPGFLELLVAASLATGDTTGAEGAARLAEAEAARLDLPVQRAAALRARARLRLHAGQPAAAAALFAESAHEYARSGIGLREAHTLLLGAPVARAAGDPAEAAAMWRRARSLATAGGARLLTDLADRTRTAALGPEPPSPGPAADQEGPLAALTPREREISVLVAEGLTNQAVADRLCLSPRTVESHVARVYRKTGVVTRAALASLVARATG; encoded by the coding sequence ATGAACACAATCACAGGGGAGGGGAGCGTCGACCGCGCCCCCTTCGCCGGGCGGCGAGCCGAACTCGCCCGCCTGGAAGCACTGCTGAGGTCGGGGCGCCGCGGGTCCGACGCCCCGAAGGCCGTCGACATCACCGGCGAGCCCGGCATCGGCAAGAGCCGCCTCCTCACCGAGCTCGCCGCCCGCGCCCGCCGGGCCGGCGTCACCGTCCTGCACGGCCGGGCGTCCGGCCGGGAACGGCCCCTGCCGTTCGAACTGTTCGCGGACGCCTTCGCGGACCTCGGCGCGGCCGGCGAGACCACCGCCCGCGCCGGGAGCGCGGCCGAGGCGGTACGCGTGGCCTGCGGAGCGGGGCGGGCCTCTCCTGCGGGCCCCGCGCCCTCGGCCACCCGGCCGACGCCCCGCCCGGGCGCCCGACGGGGAGCCCGGGCCCCGTGGACCGTGCCCGACTTCCCCCGGGGCACGGCACCCGGCGACCGCTCCGCGGCGGGGCCGGTGTTCGCGGGGGACCCCGGCTCGGGGTTCACGGGGGACCACGGCTTCGGATTCGCCGGGGACCACGGCTTCGGATTCGCCGGGGACCCTGGCTCCGGGTTCGCCGGGGACCGTGATCCCGCCCCCGGCCCCGGTCATGCCCCCGCCCCCGCCCCCGCCTCCGCCCCCGGCCCGTACGCGGCGGACCCCGGCGTGCCCGCGGCCCCCTGGCCCTGGACGGATCCCGACGGGTACGGCGGGGACGCCCCGTCCGGGTGGCCCCCGGCGGGCGGGCCGCCGCAGTTCTGGCCGGAGCCGTACGGGCTCTTCAGACGGACCGCGGAGGCCCTCGCCAGGGTCGCCCAGCCCGCGCTGCTCCTCGTCCTGGACGACGTGCACCGGGTCGACGGCGCCTCGCTCGACCTGCTGGACCACCTGCTCCGCCACCCCGTCGCCGCCCCCGTGCTCCTGGTGACGGCCCGCCGCGAGCAGCGCACCCCGCCCGCCCTCGCCGCCGCGCTGGCCCGCGGGGCCGAGAGCGGCACGCTCACCAGGATCGCGCTCGGCCCCCTCGACGAGGAGGAGTGCACCGAGGGGCTCGCCCCCGGGCTGCCCCGGGACCGCGTGGCCGAACTGCACGCGGCCAGCGGCGGCAACCCCGCCTACTTCCTGGCGCTCGCGGGCGGCCGGGGCAGCGGCGGCGCGCTCGCCGTGCTCTTCGACGAGCTCGCGCCGCTCGAGCCCCCGGCGCGCGCCGTCGTCGACGCCGTCGCCCTCCTGGGGGAGGAGGCCCGCACCGACCTGCTGCCCGCCGTGACCGGAGCGAGCCGTGACGAACTCGTCCAGGCCGTACGGGACCTGGTGCGGCTCGACGTCGTGCGCCCCCACCCCGACGGCCGCACCCTGGAGCTGCGGCACCCGGCGCTGTCCCGGCTGGTGCGCCGCGCCATGGACCCGCTGCGGCGCCGCGAGTACCACCGCCGCGCGGCCGACGGCCTCGCCGGCCTGGGCGCGCCCGCCACCGCGCGCGCGGCGCACATCGAGCGCTATCTGACGCGCTGGGAACCCGCTGCCGCCGCCGCCCTGGTGCGGGCCGCCGAGCTGACCGAGGCCACCGACCCGGCACTCACCGCCCGCCGCCTGGCGGCCGTCCTCGACGTCCTGCCCGACGCGCCCGAGCACCGCCAGGCCCGCGTGGAGCTGAAGCTCCGCCGGGCCCGCGCGCTCGGCCACGCCGGGCGGGTCGAGGAGAGCCGCGACCTGCTGCACCGGCTGCTCGCCCTCTGCCGCGAGGAGGGAGCGGGCCACCGCACGGGCGCCCGCTGCCCCGCGACCACGGGCGAGGAGGAGCCCCGCTCCGCGGCCGTGCTCCTGTGCGCCTTCATGGAACGGCACCTGGGCCGCTACCGGGAGGCCGACGCCCTCATCCGCCGCGAACTCGGCCGGGGCCCCGGCCCCCGCCCCTCCCTCCGCCTCCGGCTCGTCGTCGAATGGGGCTGCCGCGCCCTCTTCGAGGCCCGCTTCCCGGAGGTCCGGGGCGAACTCGCCGCCGCGCTCACCGACGCCCGCGCGCGCGGGGACGAACCCGGCACGCTCGGGGCGCTCACCCTCGGCGCCCTCGGGGAGGCGTACGAGGGGGAGACCGAAGCAGCCCGCGGCCACGCCGAGGAGGCCGCCGCGCTCGCCGACGCCATGACCGACGGCGAACTCACCGCGTGCTGCGAGGCCCTGGTCCGGCTCGGCTGGAGCGAGATCTTCCTCGACGACCCCATCGCCGCCGAACGCCACACCACCCGGGGCATCGCCCTCGCCCGCCGTGCCGGACGCCCCTTCGCCCTCTCCCAGCTCCTGCTGTGCGCCGCGTACGTGCAGTCGCTCACCGGCCGCGTCGACACCTCGCTGGGCCTCGCCGACGAGGCCCTGGCCCTCGCCCGCACCCTCGGCGGCGCCGAGGTCGTCGGCTTCAGCCGGGCCATCAGGGCCACGATCCTGCTCCAGGCCAGGCCCCTGGGGGACCCCGAGGGCCTCGCCGCCGCCGAGGAGGCCGCCGCCACCGTCGGCACGGCCGGCGGCTGGTGGGGCACGCTGGCCCGCGGCCTGCTCGCCCACGCCATCCCCGTCACCGCCGACCCGCACCGGGTGCGGGACGTGCTGGTCGCCGCGGGCGGCGGCCCCGGCCTGCCGCGCATCCAGCCCACCGTGCGGCCCGGCTTCCTCGAACTCCTCGTCGCGGCCTCGCTCGCCACCGGCGACACGACCGGCGCGGAAGGCGCGGCCCGCCTCGCCGAGGCCGAGGCCGCCCGCCTGGACCTGCCCGTCCAGCGCGCCGCCGCCCTGCGCGCCCGCGCCCGGCTGCGCCTCCACGCGGGCCAACCGGCCGCGGCGGCGGCGCTCTTCGCGGAGTCGGCCCACGAGTACGCCCGCTCCGGCATCGGCCTCCGCGAGGCCCACACCCTGCTGCTCGGCGCGCCCGTGGCCCGCGCCGCCGGCGACCCGGCCGAGGCCGCCGCGATGTGGCGCCGGGCCCGGAGCCTCGCCACCGCCGGCGGCGCCCGCCTGCTCACCGACCTCGCCGACCGCACCCGAACCGCCGCCCTGGGCCCCGAACCCCCGTCACCCGGCCCCGCGGCGGACCAGGAAGGACCGCTCGCCGCGCTCACGCCCCGGGAGCGGGAGATCTCCGTGCTCGTCGCCGAGGGACTCACCAACCAGGCCGTCGCGGACCGCCTGTGCCTCAGCCCCCGCACGGTCGAGAGCCACGTGGCCCGGGTCTACCGCAAGACCGGCGTCGTGACCCGGGCCGCCCTCGCCTCCCTCGTGGCCCGCGCGACGGGCTAG
- a CDS encoding phosphoenolpyruvate hydrolase family protein, producing MNRQDVLARLRAQVAQGRPIVGAGAGTGLSAKCAEAGGVDLLIIYNSGRYRMAGRGSLAGLLPYGDANAIVKDMAREVLPVVRDTPVLAGVCGTDPFRRMDLFLDELKAMGFAGVQNFPTVGLYDGTFRVNLEETGMGYGLEVDMVRAAHERDLLTAPYVFDPEQAADMTRAGADVLVPHVGLTTKGAIGAGTALTLERAAAAVQEMHDAAKRVRPDVLVLCHGGPIAEPEDAAYVLAHTTGVVGFFGASSVERLPTERAITEQTRAFKALSPGR from the coding sequence ATGAACCGTCAGGACGTACTCGCCCGGCTGCGCGCCCAGGTCGCCCAGGGCCGCCCCATCGTGGGCGCGGGCGCCGGCACCGGACTCTCCGCCAAGTGCGCCGAGGCCGGCGGCGTCGACCTGCTCATCATCTACAACTCCGGCCGCTACCGGATGGCCGGCCGCGGCTCCCTCGCCGGTCTGCTGCCCTACGGGGACGCCAACGCCATCGTCAAGGACATGGCCCGCGAGGTCCTGCCCGTCGTCCGCGACACCCCCGTCCTCGCCGGGGTGTGCGGCACGGACCCCTTCCGCCGCATGGACCTCTTCCTGGACGAACTCAAGGCCATGGGCTTCGCGGGCGTGCAGAACTTCCCCACCGTCGGCCTCTACGACGGCACCTTCCGGGTCAACCTGGAGGAGACCGGCATGGGCTACGGCCTGGAGGTCGACATGGTCCGCGCGGCACACGAACGCGACCTGCTCACCGCGCCGTACGTCTTCGACCCGGAGCAGGCCGCCGACATGACCCGGGCCGGGGCCGACGTCCTCGTCCCGCACGTGGGCCTCACCACGAAGGGCGCCATCGGCGCCGGCACCGCCCTCACCCTGGAGCGGGCGGCGGCCGCCGTGCAGGAGATGCACGACGCCGCCAAACGGGTGCGCCCCGACGTCCTGGTGCTCTGCCACGGCGGCCCCATCGCCGAACCCGAGGACGCGGCCTACGTCCTGGCGCACACCACCGGAGTCGTCGGCTTCTTCGGCGCCTCCTCGGTGGAGCGGCTGCCCACCGAGCGGGCGATCACCGAGCAGACGAGGGCCTTCAAGGCCCTGTCGCCCGGCCGCTGA
- a CDS encoding Tm-1-like ATP-binding domain-containing protein, with protein MATVVLVGTLDTKGEEYAWLRERLREYGADVLLVDTGVLPPPAHVPVPDIPAELVARAGGHELAALRAAGDRGAAVAAMADGLTRVVLDLHRTGRAHAVLAAAGSGGSSLAAQAMRALPIGVPKILVSTMAGGDVSPYVDSSDLTMMYSVVDIAGLNSVSRQVLGNAAAAAAGMARRHERNQDRPAGLGRKVVAATMFGVTTPAVDTARARLAEHGYEVLVFHATGAGGRAVEKLARDGLLDGVLDLTTTELADELVGGVLSAGPRRLTAAGAAGIPQVVAPGALDMVNFGPEASVPERFAGRRLLVHNATVTLMRTTAAEMADLGTAIGRKLVAARGPAEVFWPRRGVSAVDVAGGPFADPAADAAGLDALRCAVTGSGVRIHELDAHVNDASFAVAMADRLHQLMGGHAHRAGHGTPARPADPDQ; from the coding sequence TTGGCCACGGTGGTGCTGGTCGGGACACTGGACACCAAGGGGGAGGAATACGCCTGGCTGCGGGAGCGGCTGCGCGAGTACGGGGCCGACGTCCTGCTCGTCGACACGGGGGTGCTCCCCCCGCCCGCCCACGTCCCCGTCCCCGACATCCCCGCCGAGCTCGTCGCCCGGGCCGGCGGCCACGAGCTCGCCGCCCTGCGCGCCGCGGGCGACCGGGGCGCCGCGGTGGCCGCCATGGCCGACGGCCTCACCCGGGTCGTCCTCGACCTGCACCGCACCGGCCGCGCCCACGCCGTGCTCGCCGCGGCCGGCAGCGGCGGCTCCTCCCTCGCCGCCCAGGCCATGCGGGCCCTGCCCATCGGCGTGCCGAAGATCCTGGTCAGCACCATGGCGGGCGGCGACGTCTCGCCGTACGTCGACAGCAGCGACCTCACGATGATGTACAGCGTCGTCGACATCGCCGGCCTCAACTCCGTCTCCCGGCAGGTCCTCGGCAACGCCGCCGCGGCCGCCGCCGGCATGGCCCGGCGCCACGAACGCAACCAGGACCGGCCGGCCGGGCTCGGCCGCAAGGTCGTCGCCGCCACCATGTTCGGCGTCACCACGCCCGCCGTCGACACCGCCCGCGCCCGGCTCGCCGAACACGGCTACGAGGTCCTCGTCTTCCACGCCACCGGCGCCGGCGGCCGCGCGGTCGAGAAGCTCGCCCGCGACGGCCTGCTCGACGGCGTCCTCGACCTCACCACCACCGAACTCGCCGACGAACTCGTCGGCGGGGTGCTCAGCGCCGGTCCGCGCCGCCTCACCGCCGCGGGCGCCGCCGGCATCCCGCAGGTCGTCGCACCCGGCGCCCTCGACATGGTCAACTTCGGGCCCGAGGCGAGCGTCCCCGAGCGGTTCGCCGGCCGCCGGCTCCTCGTCCACAACGCCACCGTCACCCTCATGCGGACCACCGCCGCCGAGATGGCCGACCTCGGCACCGCCATCGGCCGCAAGCTGGTCGCCGCCCGCGGGCCCGCCGAGGTCTTCTGGCCGCGCCGCGGCGTCTCCGCCGTCGACGTGGCCGGCGGCCCCTTCGCCGACCCGGCCGCCGACGCCGCCGGCCTCGACGCCCTGCGCTGCGCCGTCACCGGCAGCGGCGTGCGCATCCACGAACTCGACGCCCACGTCAACGACGCCTCCTTCGCGGTCGCCATGGCCGACCGGCTGCACCAGCTCATGGGCGGACACGCCCACCGCGCCGGCCACGGGACGCCCGCCCGCCCCGCCGACCCCGACCAGTGA